Within Caproicibacterium argilliputei, the genomic segment AGTGTAAGCCCCAGCTCGCGCGCAAGGCCGGCACTGTTGAGTGTGCCTGCCCAAACGTCCCGAAAGCCTGCTTCTGCGGCCTGCAGCAGCAGGGTACGCACCGCTTCTTCCGTACCGAACATACCGCGCGGCATTTCCAGAAAGACGTTCATGCCGCGCTCCCGCAGCTTTTTCAGCGCGGAAACCGGCAGGCTGCATGGCACACGGATGCTGGCAAGGCGGGCGGCCTCGTCCGGAACGTTTCCATCCGGAAAGCGTGCCCGCAAGGCAAACGCCGCCGGATGGTGTGCAGAAATCGTTGCGGGCACTGCCGTAAAGGGAACCGGCGGTCGCTGCTCGCGCAGCTGCTCCAGATGTGCCAGTGCGTCACGGCGCAGGTGGTTTAGCACCGCGGCGGGAACAGCCAAGTTTTCCCCAATGTTGTAGTGAATGTGGTTTGGGGCAAAGGGCGTGCCGCCGGTTTTGGATAAATGCTCGGTACATTCTTCTGCAGTCAGTGGGCGGTTCAGTGCCGGTTGGGGCGCGGTTTCGCTTTGCACATCGGCAGCGTGTCCCCGTGCGTCCGCAGCGGTCAGGCGTATCGGTTTGTCAGCTTGTACGGACAGAGTAAAATCAACCGGCACACGCGAAAGCTCGCGGCGGTAAAGTGCCTTCAGCCTGCGGCACGCGGCGGCGGATGCCGTCACATCCTCCTTGCTGCGGACACCGAACATTTCCCGCCCCAGCTTGCCGTCTGGATAGCCCGTGGTAAAGCCGGAACGCGAAAAAACATCGTGCAAATCCCGCAGCAGTTCCGGCGGCACCGGTTTGCCGTCCGCACGCAGGCGGCAGGCATGGGTTGCTGCGGCAACGTACTCCGGACGTTTCATGCGACCTTCAATTTTATAGGAATATACGCCAGCCTCTTTCAGTTCCCCGATACGGTCAATCATCGACAGGTCTTTCAGGGAAAGGTCGTGGCCGGTGCCGCCCTTGACAGAAAACGGCAGGCGGCAGGTCTGTGCGCATTGACCGCGGTTGCCGCTGCGCCCGCCCAGCATCGCGCTGAACCAGCACTGCCCAGAAACGCTCATGCACAAAGCACCGTGTACGAAAGATTCCAGCTCCACGTCCGGACAGGCGGCGTGTACGGCGGAAATTTCTTTTAGGCTCATCTCGCGCGAAAGCACCACGCGGGAAAAACCCGCCTGCCGGCAGGCGCGTACGCCGGCAGGCGCGTGAATACTCATCTGGGTGCTTGCGTGCAGGGGAAGCTGCGGGCAGCACCGGCGCAGCAGGTACAGCAGACCGACGTCCTGCACAAGAACCGCATCAACCGGCAGCGCGCACGCGTACTGAATCAGGTCCAGCGCGGCGGGCAGTTCTTCGTCACGCAGCAGGGTGTTGACTGCCAAATGCACCCGCACGCCGCGCGCGTGGCAAAAGCGAACTGCCTGCGCCAATTCTTCCTTGGTAAAGTTGCGGGCACTTGCCCTGGCGGAAAAAGAACCGGCACCCAGATACACAGCATCTGCGCCGGCACGTACCGCGGCAGTCAGGCTTTCGGGGCTGCCTGCCGGAGAAAGCACTTCACCGTTAGTCATTCTGGGCTTCCTCAGCTTCCAACGGTTCCTCTTTTTCTTCAAAATGCTGCAGGAATGCGCCCTCCGGCTCGCCGTCTTCCCGCTTAGGGCGAGAGAAGCTGCCGCTGGTACGCTGCACCGGTGCGTCTGCGACAGAGTCGGATGCATCAGCATCGGCTTCGCCGAGGCGCGCCCGCAGGGAGGCGACTTCCTGTTTGAGCCGCGCCACTTCTTTTTGGGCGGTTTCTGCTTCCAGACGTGCCTGGGAGCTGTCCTCCAGGTAGCCTTTAATCTGTTCCCGCAGCGTTTCGGCGGTTTGGTTGGCTTTATGATAATCATCGCAGAAAGAAAGTGCTGCTACGATGGCAATCACCGCACCGGAAGCGGTTTCGTTCTGGCGGGAGAGGTTCTGCATACAGTCTTGCACTTCGCTTGCGATGCTGCGCACATAGGCTTCGTTGTCATCCGTACCGACCGCACACTCGGTTCCGCAGATAGTCAGCCGGATACTGTTTTTGCTCATTGCCAAAAGCTCCTTTCTTAAAAAGGGTTCCTTTTTTATTATACCCTATTTCAGAGCCGGAAGGAAGCGTTTTCGGCAAATTTCACATTCGCGTCTTTTCCCTGGAGCGCGACAAACCGTCCGAAAATAGGTTTTGTGCAAAATGTACAAATAAAGTGCAAAAATTATGCTTAACAGCAGGAAGAAGAAAAGCACGCGAAAATCGCGGTAAACCGCATGAATCAGGGCGATTCCGCGAATTTATGTGCATTTGGTCAAATTTGCACACGGTCATTGAAAAGCGGTGTATTTTGGCATATAATATAAAAGGCTGTTTTGGGAAAACCCGGACAGAGCAAATTGCAGACCGTCCAGAAACGGAGGAAAAGTATCATGGAGTATCGGCATTCGGCACAGCAGATCAAGAAAAAAATTCTTGCGAAGCTGGAGCATAACTTTGGCGTTGGCTTAGAAAACGCCACGAACGACCAGCTGTACAAATCCGTTGCGCTGCTCGCCCGCGAGATGATGGAGCAGGGCCGCAGTGAATTTATGGCAGAGGCGGAAAAGAAACAGGCAAAGCAGGTGTACTACCTGTGCATGGAGTTTCTGCTGGGGCGCAGCCTGAAAAATACGCTGTTTAATCTGGGTATCGAAGAAGCTTTTCGTGAAGCGCTGCAGCAGAT encodes:
- a CDS encoding U32 family peptidase, with protein sequence MTNGEVLSPAGSPESLTAAVRAGADAVYLGAGSFSARASARNFTKEELAQAVRFCHARGVRVHLAVNTLLRDEELPAALDLIQYACALPVDAVLVQDVGLLYLLRRCCPQLPLHASTQMSIHAPAGVRACRQAGFSRVVLSREMSLKEISAVHAACPDVELESFVHGALCMSVSGQCWFSAMLGGRSGNRGQCAQTCRLPFSVKGGTGHDLSLKDLSMIDRIGELKEAGVYSYKIEGRMKRPEYVAAATHACRLRADGKPVPPELLRDLHDVFSRSGFTTGYPDGKLGREMFGVRSKEDVTASAAACRRLKALYRRELSRVPVDFTLSVQADKPIRLTAADARGHAADVQSETAPQPALNRPLTAEECTEHLSKTGGTPFAPNHIHYNIGENLAVPAAVLNHLRRDALAHLEQLREQRPPVPFTAVPATISAHHPAAFALRARFPDGNVPDEAARLASIRVPCSLPVSALKKLRERGMNVFLEMPRGMFGTEEAVRTLLLQAAEAGFRDVWAGTLNSAGLARELGLTLHGGFSLNVTNSAALDWYTEFGLTDTELSFELTLQQANALGGALPRGLLIYGRLPLMLTRNCPIANGGGCHACETAQDLTDRKGISFPVQCFGGCSEVLNSVPLSLLGRMHELHGQDFGTLFFTTETYEERAKILRLAFADKPFTGELTRGLSYRGVL
- the zapA gene encoding cell division protein ZapA, with protein sequence MSKNSIRLTICGTECAVGTDDNEAYVRSIASEVQDCMQNLSRQNETASGAVIAIVAALSFCDDYHKANQTAETLREQIKGYLEDSSQARLEAETAQKEVARLKQEVASLRARLGEADADASDSVADAPVQRTSGSFSRPKREDGEPEGAFLQHFEEKEEPLEAEEAQND